Proteins encoded together in one Catellatospora citrea window:
- a CDS encoding MFS transporter, with translation MRFVRESVAGLPRTFWMLFSAMLVNRVGAFGMLLLPIYLTTARGASVAVAGLVVGAYGAGGAGGTLLGGVLADRWGRKATYLAGTTTAAALMVGLGLARPIWLIAVLAAAVGLAHSLPGPATVAAIVDVLPEADRSRAFNLQFWAFNMGSAIAAALAGVIAEFSFLALFLIDAGMTAVTAVLVWRLVPETLQRRRPAAAAAPGERGGLPVVLRDRVFLTFVGLTFVLALLTVQGQSILQLAMEGDGLRPSAYGLVVSLGGAMIVVGQLFVPRLIGARGHAVVLAAAFTLLALGYSTVFLADRLWVYVAAASVWTVGQMLAAPPNASIIAELAPTALRGRYQGVFFLVFPAAGFVAPSVGGWSLQHLGAWHWLACGALGLLGAAGHLWTARRREARAASIRDAEITPQATVEPAFA, from the coding sequence ATGCGGTTCGTTCGGGAGTCGGTGGCCGGGCTGCCGCGTACCTTCTGGATGCTCTTCTCGGCGATGCTGGTGAACCGGGTCGGCGCGTTCGGCATGCTGCTGCTGCCGATCTATCTGACCACCGCGCGCGGCGCGTCGGTCGCCGTCGCCGGCCTCGTGGTCGGCGCGTACGGGGCCGGTGGCGCGGGCGGCACGCTGCTCGGCGGCGTGCTGGCCGATCGCTGGGGGCGCAAGGCGACGTACCTGGCGGGCACCACCACGGCGGCGGCGCTGATGGTCGGGCTCGGCCTGGCCCGGCCGATCTGGCTGATCGCGGTGCTGGCCGCCGCCGTCGGACTGGCGCACTCGCTGCCCGGCCCGGCCACCGTCGCCGCGATCGTCGACGTGCTGCCCGAAGCCGACCGCTCGCGCGCCTTCAACCTGCAGTTCTGGGCGTTCAACATGGGCAGCGCGATCGCCGCCGCGCTGGCGGGCGTGATCGCGGAGTTCAGCTTCCTTGCCCTGTTCCTCATCGACGCGGGCATGACGGCGGTGACCGCGGTGCTGGTCTGGCGGCTCGTGCCGGAGACCCTGCAGCGCCGCAGGCCCGCAGCGGCGGCGGCGCCCGGCGAGCGGGGCGGGCTGCCCGTCGTGCTGCGGGACCGGGTGTTCCTGACCTTCGTCGGGCTGACCTTCGTGCTGGCCCTGCTGACCGTGCAGGGGCAGTCGATCCTGCAGCTGGCGATGGAGGGCGACGGGCTGCGGCCGTCGGCGTACGGCCTGGTCGTCTCGCTGGGCGGGGCGATGATCGTGGTGGGGCAGCTGTTCGTGCCCCGGCTGATCGGCGCGCGCGGCCACGCGGTCGTGCTGGCGGCGGCGTTCACGCTGCTCGCGCTCGGTTACAGCACGGTGTTCCTGGCCGACCGGCTCTGGGTGTACGTGGCCGCGGCGTCGGTGTGGACGGTCGGCCAGATGCTGGCCGCGCCGCCGAACGCCTCGATCATCGCCGAGCTCGCCCCGACCGCGCTGCGCGGCCGCTACCAGGGTGTCTTCTTCCTGGTGTTCCCGGCGGCGGGTTTCGTCGCGCCGTCGGTGGGCGGCTGGAGCCTGCAGCACCTGGGCGCGTGGCACTGGCTCGCGTGCGGTGCGCTGGGTCTGCTCGGCGCGGCGGGTCACCTGTGGACGGCCCGCCGGCGCGAGGCGCGGGCGGCATCGATCCGCGACGCGGAAATCACCCCACAAGCGACGGTCGAGCCCGCTTTCGCCTGA
- a CDS encoding helix-turn-helix transcriptional regulator, with protein sequence MDRRQAAELLRERLGRAPSPRLVEQLLRRTDADPTVLAAIADQVDGDGDGLYRVPLRWPEELAEPVRAALRSLEPDARETVTAAAVIGREFDLSILEGVCPDLDVLSGLDDAAAAGLVREQGPQVYGFVRALDREVCYDTLGARSRAALHERVAGVLARLGALGGTRAATLPELAHHTAEAAALGGAARLDAAVAASATAAAAADEEGVYELAAGYFAQAALFAGRAGWTPAQAGRLLAASGTARLRGAGSAAAREAGRASLTGALRLGLRAGDLGLIAAAALGLSPRPSAGALAGAGLVPADPVRVAALRDACAALPATGLPPEQHSAAARLMARLADELGQAELAERALALARAGGDPRAVAEALLAAGGRLDQVVREAAALGDVELQARAYDLAAADAVRRGEKSRAMALLAQTAALGEGRPTALVRWYALRAAAELSALRGRPDPAAADRALAAGQLVDPAAAEVADRALRSWSGPEAGPGGLTAREREVLAWALRGAPAKEIASALVLGERTVETHLASIYRKLGVRTRLELIRKLGDGSSS encoded by the coding sequence GTGGATCGTCGTCAGGCTGCTGAGCTGCTGCGGGAACGCCTCGGCCGAGCGCCGTCGCCCCGTCTCGTGGAGCAGCTGCTGCGGCGTACGGACGCCGACCCGACAGTGCTGGCGGCGATCGCCGACCAGGTCGACGGCGACGGCGACGGGCTGTACCGGGTGCCGCTGCGCTGGCCCGAGGAACTGGCCGAGCCGGTGCGCGCGGCGCTGCGGTCGCTGGAGCCGGACGCGCGCGAGACGGTGACCGCGGCCGCCGTGATCGGGCGCGAGTTCGACCTGTCCATCCTGGAGGGCGTCTGCCCCGACCTGGACGTGCTGAGCGGCCTGGACGACGCCGCCGCGGCCGGGCTGGTCCGCGAGCAGGGCCCCCAGGTGTACGGCTTCGTGCGCGCGCTGGACCGCGAGGTCTGCTACGACACGCTCGGCGCGCGTTCCCGCGCGGCGCTGCACGAGCGGGTCGCCGGGGTGCTGGCCCGGCTCGGCGCGCTCGGCGGGACGCGCGCGGCGACCCTGCCGGAGCTGGCGCACCACACCGCCGAGGCGGCGGCGCTGGGCGGGGCGGCGCGCCTGGACGCCGCGGTCGCCGCGTCGGCCACCGCGGCCGCCGCCGCCGACGAGGAGGGTGTCTACGAGCTGGCCGCGGGCTACTTCGCGCAGGCCGCGCTGTTCGCCGGGCGGGCCGGGTGGACGCCGGCGCAGGCCGGGCGGCTGCTCGCGGCCTCCGGCACGGCCCGGCTGCGCGGCGCGGGCAGCGCGGCGGCCCGCGAGGCGGGCCGCGCGTCGCTGACCGGCGCGCTGCGGCTGGGCCTGCGCGCGGGAGATCTCGGCTTGATCGCCGCGGCGGCGCTGGGGCTGAGCCCGCGCCCGAGCGCCGGTGCCTTGGCCGGAGCGGGTCTCGTGCCGGCGGATCCGGTGCGGGTGGCCGCGCTGCGGGACGCCTGCGCCGCTCTGCCCGCCACGGGATTGCCGCCGGAGCAGCACTCGGCCGCGGCGCGGCTCATGGCGCGGCTGGCCGACGAGCTGGGGCAGGCCGAACTGGCCGAGCGGGCGCTGGCGCTGGCCCGCGCCGGTGGCGACCCGCGGGCCGTGGCGGAGGCGCTGCTGGCTGCGGGCGGTCGGCTGGATCAGGTGGTACGCGAGGCCGCCGCGCTGGGCGACGTCGAGCTGCAGGCCCGGGCGTACGACCTGGCGGCGGCCGACGCGGTGCGGCGGGGCGAGAAGAGCCGGGCCATGGCGCTGCTGGCCCAGACGGCGGCGCTCGGCGAGGGGCGTCCCACGGCGCTGGTGCGCTGGTACGCGCTGCGGGCCGCGGCCGAGCTGTCCGCCCTGCGCGGCCGCCCCGATCCGGCGGCAGCCGACCGGGCACTGGCCGCCGGGCAGCTCGTCGATCCGGCCGCGGCGGAGGTCGCCGATCGGGCGCTGCGTAGCTGGTCGGGCCCGGAAGCCGGGCCGGGCGGGCTGACCGCGCGGGAGCGGGAGGTGCTGGCGTGGGCGTTGCGCGGAGCACCCGCGAAGGAGATCGCGAGCGCCCTGGTCCTCGGCGAGCGGACCGTGGAGACCCACCTGGCGAGCATCTACCGCAAGCTCGGGGTGCGGACCCGGCTCGAGTTGATCAGAAAGCTGGGAGACGGTAGCTCATCGTAG
- a CDS encoding phosphoglyceromutase, producing MVGTLVLLRHGYSEWNAKNLFTGWVDVDLNAQGEAEARRGGELLKEHGLLPDVVHTSVLRRAIRTSEIALNTADRSWIPVSRSWRLNERHYGALQGKDKKQTLDTYGEEQFMLWRRSYDTPPPPIADDDEFSQVGDARYALLPDELKPRTECLKDVVGRMLPYWYDAIIPDLRAGRTVLVVAHGNSLRALVKHLDGISDEAIAALNIPTGIPLRYDLDENLRPTVKGGTYLDPAAAAEAAAAVANQGR from the coding sequence ATGGTTGGAACACTGGTGCTGCTGCGGCACGGCTACAGCGAATGGAACGCCAAGAACCTCTTCACCGGCTGGGTCGACGTGGACCTGAACGCCCAGGGCGAGGCCGAGGCGCGCCGCGGCGGCGAGCTGCTCAAGGAACACGGACTGCTGCCCGACGTGGTGCACACCAGCGTGCTGCGGCGCGCCATCCGTACGTCCGAGATCGCGCTCAACACGGCGGACCGGTCCTGGATCCCGGTGTCGCGCAGCTGGCGGCTCAACGAGCGCCACTACGGCGCGCTGCAGGGCAAGGACAAGAAGCAGACCCTCGACACGTACGGCGAGGAGCAGTTCATGCTCTGGCGCCGCTCGTACGACACCCCGCCCCCGCCGATCGCCGACGACGACGAGTTCTCGCAGGTGGGCGACGCCCGCTACGCGCTGCTGCCGGACGAGCTGAAGCCCCGCACGGAGTGCCTCAAGGACGTCGTGGGCCGGATGCTGCCGTACTGGTACGACGCGATCATCCCGGACCTGCGCGCGGGCCGCACGGTGCTCGTGGTCGCCCACGGCAACTCGCTGCGCGCCTTGGTCAAGCACCTGGACGGCATCTCCGACGAGGCGATCGCCGCCCTCAACATCCCGACCGGCATCCCCCTGCGCTACGACCTGGACGAGAACCTGCGCCCCACCGTCAAGGGCGGCACCTACCTCGACCCCGCCGCGGCCGCCGAAGCCGCCGCCGCCGTCGCCAACCAGGGCCGCTGA
- a CDS encoding MDR family MFS transporter, which yields MLRGWLAQTAGGLPKIFWYLWTGTLINRTGAFVMLYLEIHMVVEYGFSPTFAGLVLGLFGGGMALGSLAGGVLADRWGRRSSLLLSNVALAATAVVLGFVFQPVAVALLAAVYGFWNGLGRPAFSATMVDVLGPSLRMRGMNLNYWAINLGFSCAAVLAGVLARTPHLTVFLLNAAAQLVMAAIVFWRVPETQPRAARPGPAGSAPARSAAVRVPVEGSIVTVLRDRVFMMFVLLNLGLWIIIESCKLIPIAMHQRGMDAADYGTVIAVNGIMIVAFQLFVPKLLAGRNRSRVLALAALLVGVGMGATAIAGTVPLLMLTVVVWTAGEMLNAPVNGTLIADLSQPAMRGRYQGVASMGFTAANFVAPVAGGALLQYAPPATLWLVLAALGVVVAVGQLLSGPARERRARALTEPKPVVEGADLAPVAA from the coding sequence GTGTTGCGGGGCTGGTTGGCGCAGACGGCAGGCGGATTGCCGAAGATCTTCTGGTATCTGTGGACCGGCACCTTGATCAACCGGACCGGCGCGTTCGTGATGCTCTACCTCGAGATCCACATGGTGGTCGAGTACGGCTTCTCGCCGACCTTCGCCGGACTCGTGCTCGGCCTGTTCGGTGGCGGCATGGCGCTGGGTTCGCTGGCCGGCGGAGTGCTGGCCGACCGCTGGGGCCGCCGTTCCTCACTGCTGCTGTCCAACGTCGCGCTCGCGGCGACGGCCGTGGTGCTCGGCTTCGTGTTCCAGCCGGTCGCGGTCGCGCTGCTGGCCGCGGTGTACGGCTTCTGGAACGGACTGGGCCGCCCCGCCTTCTCCGCGACCATGGTCGACGTGCTCGGCCCGAGCCTGCGCATGCGCGGCATGAACCTCAACTACTGGGCCATCAACCTGGGCTTCTCGTGCGCCGCGGTGCTGGCCGGCGTGCTGGCGCGCACACCGCACCTGACCGTGTTCCTGCTCAACGCGGCGGCGCAACTGGTCATGGCGGCGATCGTGTTCTGGCGGGTGCCGGAGACCCAGCCGAGGGCCGCCCGGCCCGGCCCGGCGGGCTCCGCTCCGGCGCGGTCCGCGGCCGTCCGGGTGCCGGTCGAGGGCAGCATCGTCACGGTGCTGCGCGACCGGGTCTTCATGATGTTCGTGCTGCTCAACCTCGGTCTGTGGATCATCATCGAGTCCTGCAAGCTGATCCCGATCGCGATGCACCAGCGGGGCATGGACGCGGCCGACTACGGCACGGTCATCGCCGTCAACGGCATCATGATCGTCGCTTTCCAGCTGTTCGTGCCCAAGCTGCTGGCGGGACGCAACCGCAGCCGGGTGCTGGCGCTGGCGGCGCTGCTCGTCGGCGTCGGCATGGGCGCGACCGCGATCGCCGGCACGGTGCCCCTGCTGATGCTGACCGTCGTGGTGTGGACCGCGGGCGAGATGCTGAACGCGCCGGTCAACGGCACGCTGATCGCCGACCTGTCCCAGCCCGCGATGCGGGGGCGCTACCAGGGTGTCGCCTCGATGGGCTTCACCGCCGCCAACTTCGTCGCCCCGGTGGCGGGCGGCGCGCTGCTCCAGTACGCCCCGCCCGCCACGCTGTGGCTGGTGCTGGCCGCGCTCGGCGTCGTCGTCGCGGTCGGCCAACTGCTCAGCGGCCCGGCGCGCGAGCGCCGCGCCCGTGCGCTGACCGAGCCCAAGCCCGTCGTGGAAGGAGCGGACCTTGCCCCCGTCGCGGCTTGA
- a CDS encoding MDR family MFS transporter, with protein sequence MDATGSAGAGPGDRGGARRWFAETVGGLSATYWYLWTGSLINRAGGFVIVYLTIYLTTVQGFSPSRSGLVLGLWAAGGAIGTLAGGVAADRIGRRITLLVAHLGGVLLLVALAFAQGFWVIAPLTFLFGLVGEASRPAFQALMVDVVPAKDRLRAFTLNYWAVNVGFAVAATLAGLAAAADPKLIFLVNAGTALAPFLFILLKVREPHRERPAAAPHAPVERAGIGTVLRDRVFLGFVAVNLLISFVFMQHLSTLPIAMTGDGIPAQQYGLVIALNGVLIVAGQLFIPKLIKSYDRSRVLAVAALIVGLGFGLTAFADSVAFYALTVLIWTVGEMLNSPSNSTLTAALSPAALRGRYQGVMSLSWSVAGFAAPVLGGYVQQHLGDEALWLGCGVIAIVAAAGQLWSGPARERRAEALQAA encoded by the coding sequence CTGGACGCGACCGGCTCGGCCGGAGCCGGGCCGGGCGACCGGGGCGGTGCGCGGCGCTGGTTCGCGGAGACGGTCGGCGGGCTGTCCGCGACGTACTGGTACCTGTGGACCGGTTCGCTGATCAACCGGGCCGGCGGCTTCGTCATCGTCTACCTGACCATCTACCTGACCACCGTGCAGGGCTTCTCGCCGTCGCGGTCCGGCCTGGTGCTCGGCCTGTGGGCGGCGGGCGGCGCGATCGGCACCCTGGCCGGCGGGGTGGCCGCCGACCGGATCGGACGCCGGATCACCCTGCTCGTCGCGCACCTGGGCGGCGTGCTGCTGCTGGTGGCGCTGGCCTTCGCCCAGGGCTTCTGGGTGATCGCACCGCTGACCTTCCTGTTCGGCCTGGTCGGCGAGGCGTCGCGCCCCGCGTTCCAGGCGCTGATGGTCGACGTGGTGCCCGCCAAGGACCGGCTGCGCGCGTTCACGCTCAACTACTGGGCCGTCAACGTGGGCTTCGCCGTGGCCGCGACGCTGGCCGGGCTGGCCGCCGCGGCCGACCCGAAGCTGATCTTCCTGGTGAACGCGGGCACGGCGCTCGCGCCGTTCCTGTTCATCCTGCTCAAGGTGCGCGAGCCGCACCGGGAGCGGCCCGCCGCCGCGCCGCATGCGCCGGTCGAGCGGGCGGGCATCGGCACGGTGCTGCGCGACCGGGTCTTCCTCGGCTTCGTCGCGGTGAACCTGCTGATCTCGTTCGTCTTCATGCAGCACCTGTCCACGCTGCCCATCGCGATGACCGGCGACGGCATCCCGGCGCAGCAGTACGGCCTGGTCATCGCGCTCAACGGGGTGCTCATCGTGGCCGGGCAGCTGTTCATCCCCAAACTGATCAAGTCGTACGACCGCTCGCGCGTGCTCGCCGTGGCGGCGCTGATCGTCGGGCTCGGCTTCGGGCTGACCGCGTTCGCCGACTCGGTCGCGTTCTACGCGCTGACCGTGCTGATCTGGACGGTCGGCGAGATGCTGAACTCGCCGTCCAACTCGACGCTGACCGCGGCGCTGTCCCCGGCCGCGCTGCGCGGTCGTTACCAGGGGGTGATGTCGCTGTCCTGGTCGGTGGCCGGGTTCGCCGCGCCGGTGCTGGGCGGATACGTTCAGCAGCATCTCGGGGACGAGGCGCTGTGGCTGGGCTGCGGCGTGATCGCTATCGTCGCGGCGGCCGGTCAGCTCTGGTCGGGCCCGGCCCGCGAGCGCCGGGCCGAAGCACTACAGGCTGCGTGA
- a CDS encoding MurR/RpiR family transcriptional regulator: MERGAYSTAGTDSVLARLRAKLPEFTGALRRVAEQVLTDPSGAARATIVELAVRSHTSPATITRFCRAVGFEGYADLRLAIAGETGRAARSAGWLVDIGREIEPGDPLERVLGQIMAADTRAMQDTAAMTDLVEVERAADAIAAAERVDIYGASGSALVGAEMQFSLHRIGIAAWSWPDVHNGLASAALLSAGDVALGISHSGQTRETIEMVAEAGSRGAITVALTSFPRSPLADVADVVLTTATQATTFRPDSLSARHPQLVVLDLLYIAVAQRTHERAHAAFQRTAQAVAGHRLREVV, from the coding sequence GTGGAACGAGGCGCGTACTCGACGGCAGGCACGGACAGCGTGCTCGCCCGTTTGCGTGCCAAGCTCCCGGAGTTCACGGGCGCCCTGCGGCGCGTCGCCGAGCAGGTGCTGACCGACCCCTCCGGCGCCGCGCGGGCGACCATCGTGGAACTCGCCGTGCGCTCGCACACCTCGCCCGCCACCATCACCCGGTTCTGCCGGGCGGTCGGCTTCGAGGGATACGCCGACCTGCGGTTGGCGATCGCGGGTGAGACCGGCCGCGCGGCCCGCTCCGCGGGCTGGCTCGTCGACATCGGCCGCGAGATCGAGCCCGGCGACCCGCTGGAGCGCGTGCTCGGCCAGATCATGGCCGCCGACACCCGGGCCATGCAGGACACCGCCGCGATGACCGACCTGGTCGAGGTCGAGCGCGCCGCCGACGCCATCGCCGCGGCCGAGCGCGTCGACATCTACGGCGCCTCCGGCTCCGCCCTGGTCGGCGCGGAGATGCAGTTCTCCCTGCACCGCATCGGGATCGCCGCCTGGTCCTGGCCCGACGTGCACAACGGACTGGCCAGCGCCGCGCTGCTCAGCGCCGGTGACGTCGCGCTGGGCATCTCGCACTCCGGCCAGACCCGGGAGACCATCGAGATGGTCGCCGAGGCCGGCAGCCGCGGCGCGATCACGGTCGCGCTCACCAGCTTCCCGCGCTCGCCGCTGGCCGACGTCGCCGACGTCGTGCTGACCACGGCGACGCAGGCCACCACGTTCCGGCCGGACTCGCTTTCGGCCCGCCACCCGCAGCTGGTCGTGCTCGACCTGCTGTACATCGCCGTCGCGCAGCGCACCCACGAGCGTGCGCACGCGGCCTTCCAGCGCACCGCCCAGGCGGTCGCGGGCCACCGCCTCCGGGAGGTGGTGTGA